In one Paenibacillus sp. JQZ6Y-1 genomic region, the following are encoded:
- a CDS encoding ArpU family phage packaging/lysis transcriptional regulator, whose translation MGKRRKNIVQMCALAPDESATRQAVAEYIEEVRLYRQIGFVRREASITQGYSPREHGSTNEINKQTERIAIWNVDTEARLQRQDEELTEAMNRLNSQQREIIQRSYLDDEGEFDYISCGEMGLSDSTFRRIKKEAIFLLATRLRLIVWSESERHHNVVS comes from the coding sequence ATGGGAAAAAGGCGTAAAAATATTGTACAAATGTGTGCGCTGGCACCAGACGAAAGTGCTACTCGCCAAGCAGTAGCAGAATATATTGAAGAGGTCCGGCTTTACCGGCAGATCGGATTTGTGCGGCGTGAAGCAAGTATTACGCAGGGATACAGTCCGAGGGAGCACGGATCGACCAATGAGATCAACAAACAAACTGAACGCATTGCAATTTGGAATGTCGATACTGAAGCTAGGCTGCAACGGCAGGATGAAGAATTAACGGAAGCCATGAACCGGCTGAATAGCCAACAGAGAGAAATTATTCAGCGGAGCTATTTGGACGATGAAGGCGAATTTGATTATATCAGCTGTGGTGAAATGGGACTGTCTGATAGTACCTTCAGACGGATCAAGAAGGAAGCAATATTCTTGCTGGCAACCAGACTAAGATTAATAGTGTGGAGTGAATCAGAAAGACATCACAATGTGGTATCATGA